The Malus domestica chromosome 08, GDT2T_hap1 genomic interval aactatcaaatcaaacaatgtggtcaaaagtATTAGAGAAAAattgtattgcattgtaatcctaaactgaataggttttccacctcttctgattagcttgggtagccaagacatactgctaggtgtcactcatggtttgtggaagccctaagagtgtataatcactaaagggagaattgaaagtaagttttatttcacaatcgatttgaaaagttctaatcgcccatacctcactaaaaggaacctaatggatcgtacaccgagtaaggtagagattgaagaaacaacggagatgagtaaggataattaaatggtttaattatttatgggtaggataaattaatattttaattaatcaaacgaataagtttgaTATaaacctcgggttagttttgagccgcaaggcccaatgggatttgaatgtcaagtccaataactcaagttgtatgacaacttgaaacacAAAGGGCCTCAAAGCCCAAAGAACCCAATATGACCGGCCATAAGAgtgaagggtagtgaacttggcttaattgcaagtttgtcactccattgtgaggtggtataaaggcaactttatagccatttcatccttagggttttctttggagaaaagatgagaacacaaagctaTCTTaactctctaggaggccggccaccttggaaAAAATTACTAGCATCTATCTCTTCCTAGatcactcatctcttcatcaatgctctccttggtgtggagacttagaggttctctattttgggaacttggagaatccattcatccatcttctttcaagaaatccatggagctaagaagaaaggaatgaaggccctctctcttgggtgattagcctttgattatgcaaagaggattcaacaaaggtataagatttctcaactcactttgttttttagttaagccttggttcaccacaactactaggctttgaatttcatatgtaaagttttgttttgaaggcattcaagcatgattctgccttttaattgttaattgcatgcatacatgttgctcaaatgaacaagTTTCGCAAATAATTTCCTTCACGGAACACTCTCTCTATTAGATTGAGGAGATCACTCTACGGATTAAAACAATCAGGGTGGATGTTGTATAAtcatctgagtgaatatttgacaagtcagggttatgtgaacaacgaattatgcccatatgtgttcataaagaagtcacactcCGGATTTGCgatcgttgcagtttatgtcgacgacatgaacctcatcggaactccagcagagcttgaggaaattacCGTTCACTTGAAatcgaaatttgagatgaaagatcttgggaaaactcaatATTGTCTCGGCCTGGAAATTGAGCATTgttcagatggaatcctagtacatcaatcgtactacacccaaaaggtgttgcgatattttaatgaggataaagggAAGCCTTTGAGTGCTCCTATGTTAGTTTgaactctagatgctaaataagatcccttccatccaaaggaggatgaggaagagattttggagcctaaagttccatacctaagtgcaattgtaactttattgtacttggctcaatgcactagacctgacatctccgtcactgttaatcttttggctaaaTACAGCAATGCACCCACACATAGACACTTGAATAGTGTTAAAGCCATTTTCTACTACTTCAAGGGTACGACGAATTTGGGTTACTTCTACACCCACAAATCCTCCAAAAAAGCCGTTCCCCCCTTCAGTTCTTGGGTTGATTCCTACCGTATTGGTTACGCAGATGTTGGATACCTATTTGACCCACATAGTGCACGTTCTCAAGCGGACTATCTTgaaggtctaccaagcaaacgctagttgcaacTTGTTCGAACCATGTTAAGATCCTCGACCCGCATGAAGCATCGCATgcgtgcttttggttgagagtagtcatggaacatattcgaagcactagtggtcttactaCCATCGTTAACCTTCCTACGaagatctttgaagacaatgcagcatgtatcgagcaattaaataagggatacatcaaaggagacaacaccaaacacATACAACTgaagttcttttattctcaccaacaacaatagcatcaaaacattgaagtcaagcaaattcgTTCCCAGGGTAACTTGgcgatctctttaccaagtcACTGCCTAAGTCTACTTTTtagaagctcgtccaaggaatcagTATGCATTAATTTATTTGAGTTGAATtacttgtagttctcttatttggaagttatgtctaa includes:
- the LOC139198085 gene encoding uncharacterized mitochondrial protein AtMg00810-like; its protein translation is MLYNHLSEYLTSQGYVNNELCPYVFIKKSHSGFAIVAVYVDDMNLIGTPAELEEITVHLKSKFEMKDLGKTQYCLGLEIEHCSDGILVHQSYYTQKVLRYFNEDKGKPLSAPIPDISVTVNLLAKYSNAPTHRHLNSVKAIFYYFKGTTNLGYFYTHKSSKKAVPPFSSWVDSYRIGYADVGYLFDPHSARSQADYLEGLPSKR